The proteins below come from a single Dinghuibacter silviterrae genomic window:
- a CDS encoding DUF4846 domain-containing protein, translated as MKPLFFFAAWLLCAAPVGRPGSPHRLVADARSARPADRVADRFPAPPGYRLSAEAQGSFGDWLTRLPLKPAGTPTRTYRGDIAATNAYTAAVLDVSVGHQDLQQCADAVMRLRGEYLYGQKRYKDIVFTFTGGFRCDYIHYAEGYRYSGGHWVLKKTKDYSYATFLHYMDLVFTYCGTLSLEKELKPIQGPLKAGDIFIHGGSPGHCFIILETAVNGQGQPAFIIAQSFMPAQDIQVLQAGGSPWFSLDTPASLPYRELISLHYAKRFNDL; from the coding sequence ATGAAGCCGCTTTTCTTTTTCGCCGCATGGCTGTTGTGCGCGGCGCCCGTGGGGCGACCAGGCTCGCCGCATCGGCTAGTTGCCGACGCGCGATCGGCGCGCCCCGCGGACCGCGTCGCCGATCGTTTCCCTGCGCCCCCCGGTTACCGCCTGTCGGCGGAAGCACAGGGCAGTTTCGGCGATTGGCTAACCCGCCTCCCCTTAAAACCCGCCGGCACCCCCACCCGCACCTATCGCGGCGACATCGCCGCCACCAACGCCTACACGGCCGCCGTGCTCGACGTCAGCGTCGGTCACCAGGACCTGCAACAGTGCGCCGATGCCGTGATGCGGCTGAGGGGTGAATACCTGTACGGACAAAAAAGGTACAAAGACATCGTCTTCACCTTTACCGGTGGGTTCCGCTGCGACTATATACATTATGCAGAAGGGTATCGTTATAGCGGGGGACATTGGGTGCTCAAAAAAACCAAAGACTATTCCTACGCGACGTTCCTTCATTATATGGACCTCGTCTTTACCTATTGCGGTACTTTATCGCTGGAGAAAGAATTAAAACCCATACAAGGCCCGCTAAAGGCGGGCGACATCTTTATACACGGAGGCTCGCCGGGGCATTGTTTTATTATACTGGAAACAGCGGTCAACGGCCAGGGACAACCGGCCTTTATTATAGCCCAGAGTTTTATGCCGGCCCAGGATATACAGGTATTGCAGGCGGGCGGTTCACCGTGGTTTAGCCTCGATACACCCGCCAGCCTCCCCTACAGGGAGCTGATCAGCCTTCATTACGCCAAGAGGTTCAATGACTTGTAA
- a CDS encoding M23 family metallopeptidase, whose translation MRYLLLALPLFLVRDLNAQDLVASCRRMDSLNTAILLQKIPRAAAAARFRQLMGEIAVEAPRAVAAAAGSARPAAAPPAGASRPAAAAPHPAASPAAPIWDFPLRGYTYRAIGGTNGNGYSDKGYRYLDGNAHLAHPAHDIFITDKDQDQMDDRTGKPVDVLAVEDGVVIACCDTWDVHSPLRGGRYIWLYHPKSGLLTYYAHNRMILVAPGGVVRQGQKIAEVGRTGFNAYPHRSPTHLHFSSFRLVDGLPVPFNGYDLLKKAKTI comes from the coding sequence ATGCGCTATCTACTTTTGGCCCTCCCGCTTTTCCTCGTACGCGATCTTAACGCCCAAGATCTTGTGGCCTCCTGCCGGAGGATGGATTCGCTCAATACGGCGATTCTTCTGCAGAAGATTCCGCGTGCCGCCGCGGCGGCGCGGTTCCGTCAGTTGATGGGCGAGATTGCGGTGGAGGCGCCGCGCGCTGTGGCGGCGGCCGCCGGATCAGCGCGCCCCGCAGCGGCACCACCCGCCGGAGCATCCCGCCCCGCGGCAGCCGCGCCCCACCCGGCGGCATCCCCCGCCGCGCCCATCTGGGACTTCCCCCTCCGGGGCTACACCTACCGCGCCATCGGCGGTACTAACGGTAACGGCTACTCGGATAAAGGCTACCGCTACCTCGACGGCAATGCCCACCTCGCCCACCCGGCCCACGACATTTTTATCACCGACAAGGACCAGGATCAAATGGACGACCGGACCGGCAAGCCTGTTGACGTGCTCGCCGTCGAAGACGGGGTAGTCATCGCCTGCTGCGATACCTGGGACGTGCACAGCCCGCTCCGCGGTGGCAGGTACATCTGGTTGTACCACCCGAAGTCGGGTTTGCTCACCTACTACGCCCATAACCGCATGATCCTGGTGGCCCCCGGTGGCGTGGTCCGCCAGGGTCAGAAGATCGCAGAGGTCGGGCGCACAGGGTTTAACGCCTATCCCCACCGTTCGCCGACTCACTTGCATTTCTCCAGCTTCCGGTTGGTGGATGGATTGCCGGTGCCTTTTAACGGATACGACCTGCTCAAAAAAGCGAAGACAATATGA
- a CDS encoding VOC family protein, with the protein MPTTFTPQLIIPSGTMNLDFYIQGLGAVELRRFSDDDGSIHVSEMSIDGTLFHFHEEAANGKTFPPGTHQGVTTIIGLMVDDVDAVMARALAAGAREVHAAKDYEYGYRQGEFEDPLGHRWLIEKVI; encoded by the coding sequence ATGCCTACGACATTCACACCCCAACTCATCATTCCCTCCGGCACCATGAACCTGGATTTTTACATCCAGGGCCTGGGTGCCGTGGAGCTCCGGCGTTTTAGCGACGACGACGGGTCGATCCACGTATCAGAGATGTCGATCGACGGGACCCTTTTTCATTTTCACGAGGAAGCCGCCAACGGGAAGACGTTTCCGCCGGGGACGCACCAGGGCGTTACGACGATCATCGGTCTGATGGTGGACGACGTGGACGCCGTGATGGCCAGGGCGCTGGCGGCGGGGGCGCGGGAAGTGCACGCGGCAAAGGACTATGAATACGGTTACCGGCAGGGGGAGTTTGAAGATCCCCTGGGGCACCGGTGGTTGATCGAAAAAGTGATCTAG
- a CDS encoding fatty acid desaturase family protein, which yields MLQGKELILSTKKYALEDPRSSWIQTVSTLLLLLAAQWSSLLAPLLILRVAGSVATGLLIIRFFIIFHDYQHHTILHNSRAAKVVMTFFGLYILTPPSIWKRSHDHHHQHNSKLFSADIGSYPIVTKTRFLAMSTRERMGYLAIRHPLTILLGYFTMFIWGMCLRSFISSPKKHTDSVVALVLHGTISAAIWYFFGFEGWLLGVFLPFFLGQAIGAYLFYAQHNFPGVVFKDRCGWTYEGAALESSSYMQMSPFMQWCTGNIGFHHIHHLNCRIPFYRLPRVMKEIPELQTAKTTSLHPRDVRDCLRLKVWDPERQQMIGFREIYADFQGSPGLAQKS from the coding sequence ATGTTACAAGGCAAAGAGCTGATCCTCTCTACTAAAAAATATGCCCTGGAAGACCCGCGGAGCAGTTGGATCCAGACCGTATCCACCCTGCTGCTGTTGCTGGCCGCCCAGTGGAGCAGTCTTTTGGCGCCCCTGCTGATCCTCAGGGTCGCCGGCAGCGTGGCCACCGGTCTGCTGATCATCCGCTTTTTTATCATTTTCCACGATTACCAGCACCACACCATCCTGCACAACAGCAGGGCGGCCAAAGTGGTGATGACCTTTTTCGGCCTTTACATCCTGACGCCGCCCAGCATCTGGAAAAGGTCGCACGACCATCATCATCAGCACAATTCCAAACTCTTTAGCGCCGATATCGGGTCCTACCCGATCGTCACCAAAACGCGGTTCCTGGCCATGAGCACCCGGGAACGGATGGGCTACCTGGCCATCCGGCACCCGCTGACGATTCTTTTGGGATACTTCACCATGTTCATCTGGGGCATGTGTCTGCGGTCCTTTATTTCCAGCCCGAAAAAACACACCGATTCCGTCGTTGCCCTCGTCCTCCACGGGACGATCTCCGCGGCCATCTGGTATTTCTTTGGTTTCGAGGGATGGCTGCTGGGTGTATTCCTCCCCTTTTTCCTTGGCCAGGCCATCGGTGCTTACCTGTTTTATGCACAGCACAACTTCCCCGGCGTCGTTTTTAAAGATCGCTGTGGATGGACGTATGAAGGCGCCGCCCTGGAGTCCTCCAGCTATATGCAGATGAGTCCCTTTATGCAATGGTGCACGGGGAACATCGGCTTTCATCACATCCATCACCTCAATTGCCGGATTCCCTTTTATCGCCTGCCCCGGGTGATGAAAGAGATCCCCGAACTGCAAACGGCCAAAACCACTTCCCTTCACCCGCGGGATGTGCGGGATTGTCTCCGCCTAAAGGTGTGGGACCCCGAGCGGCAACAGATGATCGGGTTCCGGGAGATCTACGCGGATTTTCAGGGCAGCCCCGGTCTTGCGCAAAAAAGCTAG
- a CDS encoding lysophospholipid acyltransferase family protein, whose translation MTGNKRLQSLSYYCLYGSLYGLSLLPFPVLYLLSDGVCFVLFRVIGYRKHVVFKNLRRSFPDKSDAEIRQLAGSFYRYLCDLFLEMFKTLSISKAAMLRHCSMDPEALEIFRDLAKNGQSVILVLGHYGNWEWAGNTFSLLCPQPLSVIYHPLTSPAFDRLMYTMRTRFGTGLIEMEQTFREMVKQKGKVTATAFIADQTPQPQRAHWMTFLNQDTPVFMGAETIARKLNYPIVYATVKRQRRGYYRIYAERLVEAPAASGEGVISELHTRRLERDIRDQPEIWLWSHKRWKHSRPLPVT comes from the coding sequence ATGACCGGTAACAAACGGTTGCAGTCTTTATCCTATTACTGTCTCTACGGCTCGCTGTACGGGCTGTCCCTATTGCCATTCCCGGTGCTTTACCTGTTGAGCGACGGGGTCTGTTTTGTCCTTTTCCGGGTCATCGGCTACCGGAAGCACGTGGTTTTCAAAAACCTTCGCCGTTCTTTCCCGGACAAGTCCGACGCGGAGATCCGCCAGCTGGCCGGTAGCTTCTACCGGTACCTGTGCGACCTTTTCCTGGAAATGTTCAAAACGCTGAGCATTTCCAAGGCCGCTATGTTGCGTCACTGTTCCATGGATCCCGAAGCCCTGGAGATCTTCCGGGACCTCGCCAAAAACGGCCAAAGCGTGATCCTCGTCCTGGGCCACTACGGCAATTGGGAATGGGCGGGTAATACGTTTAGCCTCCTTTGTCCCCAACCTTTATCGGTCATCTACCACCCGTTGACAAGCCCGGCGTTCGACCGGCTGATGTATACCATGAGAACCCGTTTTGGAACCGGCCTCATCGAGATGGAACAAACCTTTAGGGAAATGGTCAAACAAAAAGGCAAGGTGACCGCCACCGCCTTTATTGCCGATCAGACCCCCCAGCCCCAGCGGGCCCATTGGATGACCTTCCTGAACCAGGATACCCCCGTTTTTATGGGGGCGGAAACGATCGCCCGGAAGTTGAACTACCCGATCGTTTATGCCACCGTCAAACGCCAGCGGCGCGGGTATTACCGCATCTATGCCGAGCGCCTGGTCGAGGCCCCGGCCGCGTCCGGCGAGGGGGTGATCTCCGAGTTGCACACCCGCCGCCTGGAAAGAGACATCCGCGACCAGCCTGAAATATGGCTTTGGTCCCACAAGCGCTGGAAACATAGCCGCCCGCTGCCCGTCACGTAA
- a CDS encoding helix-turn-helix transcriptional regulator — protein MSYAEYPPSEPLKPFVDAYWLRLSTGRPGTRRVYADGCADLMVNLGASMAYFAPKANTDKAIALQPGRLFLGGTMTEYGLLQTAPDTVLTGIRFKPGGLYTLYRVYMETAVDGLVEFSDPVLRPLMELIPDRNTRLDAYLEGRIRKTRYDFPGIYDMLCGEPQPVADLACRCHVSPRTLERIFKRNVGIAPKQYIRIARFQEVLRHLKSAGEESLLRMAYDLGYHDHAHLTNEFKRYAGILPSELSRFYKTGISRGQYF, from the coding sequence ATGTCGTACGCCGAATATCCGCCGTCGGAGCCGCTAAAACCTTTTGTGGATGCGTATTGGTTGCGGTTAAGCACGGGCCGGCCGGGGACACGGCGGGTGTATGCAGACGGTTGCGCAGACCTCATGGTGAACCTGGGGGCATCTATGGCCTATTTCGCCCCCAAAGCCAATACAGACAAGGCTATTGCATTGCAGCCGGGTAGGTTGTTCCTGGGCGGCACGATGACGGAATACGGGCTGTTGCAGACCGCTCCTGACACGGTACTAACAGGCATACGCTTCAAGCCGGGCGGGCTTTATACCCTATACCGGGTATACATGGAAACGGCAGTGGACGGCCTTGTCGAATTTTCCGATCCGGTGTTGCGCCCCCTGATGGAACTTATTCCGGACAGGAATACTCGTTTGGATGCCTACCTGGAGGGGCGGATACGGAAAACCCGCTATGACTTTCCGGGGATTTACGATATGCTTTGCGGTGAACCGCAGCCGGTGGCCGATCTGGCCTGCCGCTGCCACGTCAGCCCCCGGACCCTGGAACGGATCTTTAAACGGAATGTGGGGATCGCTCCCAAACAATATATCCGGATCGCCCGCTTCCAGGAAGTGCTAAGGCACCTTAAGAGCGCAGGGGAGGAAAGCCTCCTTAGGATGGCGTATGACCTGGGCTATCACGACCACGCCCACCTCACCAATGAATTCAAGCGGTATGCGGGCATCCTGCCCTCGGAATTGTCGCGTTTTTACAAAACCGGGATCAGCAGGGGGCAATACTTTTGA